The window CACGCTAACCGTATTCGTGTTCATTCGCGCCCATTCGCGGTTTCGGGTCTGCGCCACATATGCGAGTGGTTCTGGCGGGGCGGCCCGCCAGAACCTCTCCACCCCGGGTATGGAGCCTATTTCGGAATGGTACCCTCCACGCCCTCCACGAGCCAGTCAAATGCCAGTTTCTGCTCGTCGGTCATGGTAACGCCCGCCGCGACGCGCTCCACGCCCGTGTTGTCCTTGATGGGTCCGACGAACACGTCAAACGTGCCCGCCAGGATTTCGGCCTTCTTGGCCTCCACCAGAGCCTTCACGTCGTCGGGGACCATGCTGCCGTAGGGAGCCATCTTGAGCAGGCCCTCTTTCATGCCCCACCAGATGGCCTCGCTCTTCCATGTCCCGTTGCGCACGTCCTCGGCGATCTTCTTGTACAGGATGCCCCAGTTCCAGATGGGCGCCGTGAGCAGCGCCTTGGGGGCCACGTCGGGCAGGTAGGTGTTGTAGCCCACGGCGTAGAGGCCGCGCTCCTGGGCCAACTTGTCGGCCTCGGTAGAGTCGCTCTCGCGGGCGATGACATCACACCCGGCTTCGGCCAGCGCATTGGCCGCTTCGCGCTCCTTCACGGGATCCACCCACGTGAAGATCCACACGGGCTTGACGGTAACCTTGGGGTTCACCGAGCGCGCGCCCAGGGCGAAGGCGTTCATGTTGCGGACGACTTCGGGGATGGGATAGGGCGCGATGTAGCCGAGTTTGTTGGTCTTGGTCATCTTGCCCGCTACCATGCCCGCCAGGTACCAGCCCTGGTAGCCGCGGCCGTCGTAGGTGCCCACGTTGGCCGCCGTCTTGTAGCCGGTGCAGTGCTCAAACACGACCTTCGGGAACTCCTGCGCCACCTCTATCACCGAGTCCATGTAGCCGAAACTGGTGGCGAAGATGAGGTCGTAGCCCTTCTGGGCGTAGTCGCGGATGATGCGGGTGGAATCTGGCCCTTCGCTCACCAGTTCGCTGAAGGCGGTCTCCACGTTGGGGACGTTTTTCTCCAGGAACAGTCGCCCTTGATCGTGGGCGTAGGACCAGCCCAGATCCATCTGCGGGCCCACGTACACGAAGGCGACCTTCAGTTTGGGCGGCAGAACGGCGACGGGGGCCTTGCCGGGCGCCTCGCCCACAACGCCCTCCACGAACCAGTCCATGGAGAGCATCTCTTCATCCGTCATCTTCTGGCCGTGCAGGATGGCGAGTTTGCCGTCCTGGCCGTTGATGGGGCCGGTGAAGACATCCCACTCGCCGCTGAGGATCTTGTTCTTCCACTCGTCCACCAGGGCGACCACGTCGGTGGGCACCTTGGGGCTGAAGGGTGCCAGGTCTACCACGCCGTCCTTCAGGCTGCCCCAGTACTCCTGCGTCTTCCAGGTGCCTTCCATGACAGCCTTGATGCGGCTGACGTAGTAGGGCCCCCAGTTCCAGACGGGTGAGGTGAGGACGGTGTCGCCGACGAACTGGCGCATGTCGGAGTCGTAGCCGATGCTGACGGCACCGCGTTCGGCGGCGGCCTTCTGGGGTTCGGTGGTGTCCTGGTGCTGGGCGATGACGTCGCAACCTTCATCCAGAAGGGCGACGGCGGCTTCCTTCTCCTTGACGGGGTCAAACCAGGTGCTGGTCCAGACGACGTGGACGGTGGCCTTTGGGTTGGCGGTTCGGACGCCGAGGGTGAAGGCGTTGATGCCGCGGATGACCTCTGGGATGGGGTAGGCGGCGACGTAGCCGATCTTGTTGGACTTGGTGGCCTTGCCTGCGACGAGTCCCGACAGGAAGCGCGGCTGGTACATGCGGCCGAAGTAGGTGCTCATGTTTTCGGCGGTTTTGTAGCCGGAGCAGTGCTCAAAGAACTTGTCGGGGAACTCTTTGGCGACGGTGAGGGTGGGGTCCATGAAGCCGAAACTGGTGGTGAAGATGATGTCGTAGCCTTTCTGGGCGAAGTCGCGGATGACGCGTTCGGCGTCGGGGCCTTCGGGGACGTTCTCAATGAAGGCGGTTTCAATGCCCAGTTGCTTTTCCACCATGAGACGGCCCTGGTCGTGCGCCCAGGTCCACCCCAGGTCGCCGATAGGCGCGACGTAAACGAAAGCCGCCTTGACGGTCTTTGGCGGGACGGTGGCGGCTGGGGGCTTGGTGGGTGTAGGGGTAGGGGTAGCCTTGGGGCCACATGCTGCGAGCACAAAGGATAGCATCAACAGCAGGCCTACCAGTGAGACGATGCGCTTGTTGCGAATCATGTTTCTCCTCCTAGCAATTCGCAAACCTGAAGGTGAAGACACGGATTCAGAACCGAGGACCCGAGAGATGCTGGTTGCCTTTACGCATCACCTCCCATCCCAACCGCTGTGTACGGGCACGCCGTCGTATGGGTACGACGTTGTACAGGGTGTTTGTTGAGGTAGAACCGATTGCTGTTTCGGTGAAGCCACGTTCACTATATCACAACTGGCGGAATCTGTCAACGCGTGCGGTGCGACTTGCGAACCGGCCCTATCCACGAATTACACGAATGGGCACGAATGGGTTTGTACGATTCGTGCAAATTCGTGTTATTCGTGGATGCGCTCTTGCTGATCCAGTTTTCGCCGTTATCCACGAATCACACAAATTGACACAAAGAGATTCGTGCAGATTCGTGTTATTCGCGGATACGTTCTTTGAGTTCGGACAGATTCGCGGATGCCTCACGGGCTGTACACGTCCACGCCCGCCGATTGCGTCCCCACCCAGATGCGGCCCAGCGCATCCTGGGCGATGGCCAGGGCCTCCGCGCCCGAGAACCCCACCCGCCCAGCGGTGTACTGCCTCCACGTGTGGCCGTCAAAGGATGCCAACGCGCCGCCGAACTGGGTGGGCCACGAGAACCCCACCCACAGCATTCCCCTGTCGTCCTGGAAGATGCGTTGTACCGTGTTGGATGGGATGCGCGAATTGGCCACGTTGAACACGCGCCACGCGGCCCCATCCCACACGCCCAGACCCCCGCCCAGCGTCGCCGCCCACACGCGCCCGTTGGAGTCCACCATCAGGTCGGCGACGCCGCCCGGGCCCAGCGGCGAGTTGTCGGGCGTGAACCGAGTCCACGTGCGCGCGGCGGAATCCAGTCGCACCACGGCGCTCTCGGTCCCGAACCAGACAGCGCGGCCATCGGGCTCCACCGCGATGGCCAGCACCAGCGCGTCGCCGAGGCCCGATTCGGGCGGGAGCGGCGTCCACGTGGCTCCGTCATACGCGGCCGCGCCTGCGCCGGTGCCAACCCAGAGGCGGCCGTCCGCGCCCGAAGCGATGGCGTACACGCGGTCGCTGGCCAGGCGCATGTCGCCCGCGCCGAAGGTTTGCCATGAGTCGCCCCGATAGCGCGCCAGGCCGGCGCCCGTGCCGAACCAGACGGCCCCTGTGGAGTCGACGGCCACGGCGAGCACGTCATCGGCGGGCAGGCCCGAGTTGGCGTGGGTGAAGATTCGCCACGATTCGGAGCCGCTGGCTGTCGGCGGCGACCAGAGCACCGCGCCTGCCGAGGTCGCCAAGGCAAGCCGCCCGTCGGGCGTGGCGGCGATGTCGCGGACAGAATTCGCGGGCAAGGGCGTCGTGGCGGCGGTGATGTGCGTCCAGTGCCGCTGCTCCAGGGCCATGAGCACACCCGACGCCACGTACAGGCCGACGAAGGCCAGCGCAACCACTCCGAGGGCAAACCAGAAGGCCCGCGGCGGCTTGGGAACCATCTCCCGCAGCCATTCCCAGTAGGCTTCCTGCTCGGCAATCCAGCGGTAGGCGCGCCGGGCCGTGCCCGCGGCCATGAGGCACAGCGCCGGCACGACGATGAGGGCATACTGGGGCCATTTGGTGGGCCACGCCAGGAGCGTCAGCATGGACGTGCCTGCCCACACCACCGCCCATCGCCGCTCGCGCCACTGCCACCACGCGCCGCCCAGCGCCAGCAGGAAGATGAGGCCGTCAAATCCGCCGTAGAGAAAGACCTCGGGATGCCAGGGGACCGAGAAGGCTACCCACAGGATGGGCTGGAACCAGGGGTAGCCGATTTGCTGGACGTGGGCGCTGCGCGAGTACTGCGAGTGGAAGGCGAGGGTCTGGGCAAGGCGCGGCAGCGGATCACGCCACAGCGTGGGGTTCAGCAGCAGAAACGTGGCGACCGCCAGCGCGAGGTATGGGACCAGGTCTCCGCGTCGGCCGGGCCTTTCCCACAGGGCGATATAGCCGATGACGAAGGCGATGGGCAGATACGAGAGTTTGCCTGCCGCGGCCAGGCCCAGCGCCGCCGCCGACAGATACAGCCAGCGGTCGCGGCCCGCCGAGCGCCGGAGCGCGAGCACCGCTGCGATGCACGCGAACAGGGGCAGCGCCTCCAGGTACGCCTGGCTGGTGTACTTGACCGTCAGGGTGTGGACGGCAAGCATGACGCCGGCCAGCGGGTCGGCCAGGGCCAGCAGGAGCACGGCCAGGGTGCCGAACAGCGCCGAGATGAGGCGGCTCGCAAGGAGCGCCGCATCCCAGGAAACCCCGTCGCCCAGCGCGAGCACCCCCGCCCCGTAGGTGAGTTTGACGAGCGGTGGGTGCTCGCGGTTGCCCGCGTAGTCTATGACCGCGTTCCAGTCGCCGGCGCGGAAGGCGGCCGCGTAGTCCAGCGCGGCTTTGACATAAACAGGCTCGTCGTAGTCCACCGGCAACTGCCACGCGGCCCAGAGCCGCAGGAGCGCGGCCAGGACGACGACGGCAGCCACAACTCGCCCGCGCGTCCACCAGCGCCTGGAAAACGGGGAAGTTCTCGGAGTCTGGGTCATGGGTTCGCTCCTTGCCTGCGGATTCATTGTAGGGGTTGCGGCGCGGGGCGTCAAACGACGGTAGGGGATGACGTTCGGGCGGGAGGCTGGCGTCCGCGGGTGAGGCAGGGGCGCAAGGCGACGGAAGCCAGCCGTCATGGGGAGTGGGGACGAGGGCCGGGCGCAGGTGGCCGTTGACCGCGCATCGGGAACCTGCTACAATGGTGCGCGACGATGCCGCGAATGATGACATCTTGATTGGCACGATTCTCGTTGCACAGGGGATGCCCCCTGGCGCACCATGACTCGCAGGAGGCTCCATGATTCCCAACGATCCCCAGCAGATGATCGCCATGCTCCAGGCGCAGGTGCAGCCCTGGCATGAGGCCATGGCCGACCCCGCCGCAGCGCAAGAAGCCGTGTTGCACCGCTACCTGCAAATCTACGCGGGCACCGAGTACGGCCGACAGCACGGCGCGGGGCATGTCGGTTCGCTCGCCGACTTCCGTCGCGCCTTCCCCATCATGACCTACGAGGACTACAAACCGCTGATTGACCGCGTCATGGCAGGCGACGTGGGCCTGCTCCTCACCGAGCCGCCCATCGGTTGGGCCATCACGCGGGGCACCACCGGCGACTCCAAGTTCATCCCCATGACGCCGACCGACCTCAAGATGCGCGTCAGCGCGGGGCGGGCCATGCTCAACTACGTCCTCGCCACCCGGCGATTTGACCTGTTCCAGGGCGTCAACCTGAACCTCAATTTCCCGTCGGTGGTCGGCACGGTCAAGGTGGGCGACCGCGAGGTGGAATACGGCTACAGTTCCGGCATCTACACCAAGTACGTCTCAGAGCGGACGCCCATACGCTCTGTCCCGTCGCAGCAGGAGATTGACGCACTGGGCGGCGGCAAGACCCTGAAGGACTGGGAGGCGCGGTTTGAACTGGCCTACCAGAAGTGCAAGGACCTCAACGTTACGCTGGTGGGCGGCGTCGCGCCGACGGCCGTGAAGTTCGCCCGCTACCTGAAGAAGGCGCACGGGGTGTATCCCAAAGACCTGTGGAAGACGCAGATCATGACGCTGGGGAGCGTGCCGGGCATCAACACGCGCTACGAGCCGTCGCTGACGGCGCTGTACGGCCCCGTTGCCATCCGCGAAATCTACGGCGCGACCGAGGGGATGTTCGGCCAGCAGATGGACGAGAAGCGCGCGTGGGTGCCCAACTACGACCTGTTCTTCTTTGAGGTCCAGACGCGGTCGGGCGTGAAGATGCTCCACGAGATGCGCCCGGGCGAGATGGGCAGCCTGGTCGTGTCCACACCCATCCTGGCGCGCTACAAGATCGGCGATCTCATCCTGGCGGTGCGGCCGCCCTACTTCCGGTGCATTGGCCGCGACCGCTGGCACACTCCCCTGCGCTACATCTGGGACGAGTTCATGACGTTCAACCTGGGGCGCTTGTAGGATGGCGACAGGCGGCCCCGCGCCGGCTATCGCCTCCGCGTGAACCCCCGCAGGAGGATGGACAGGCCCAGGATGATGAGAATCGCCGGCCAGATGAGTTCCCACCCGAATCGGTCGCCCAGACCGATGCCGAACAGGATGAGGGCGAAGATGGCCGTGCCCACAACGGGGCGACGGTAGGTGGGGACGGCCAGGCGCACCAGGATTTCCAGCACCAGCAGGAGCGCCGCGCCCAGGAAGATGAAGTTCCAGGCGCTGAAGTCGGGCACACCCAGTTGCGTGGCCCACACGTCCAGATAGCCAAGGTTGTCGGCCAGCAGGACGATGCCCGCCCAAATGAGGATGCCCGCCCAGATGAGCGTTCCCAGCGGGTCGCGCTGCCATTTCTCCTCGGCGCTCTTCTCTTCCCGCTTCTCGTCTTCCTTCTCGTGTTGCTTCTCTTCCTCTTTCTCGTCGTGCGGACGCGGCCTTTCGGACATGATGTTTCCCTCCTCTGCGAGATGGCATTCCGTCGGTCGCCGCCATTATAGCATAGGATGGCGCTGGGGGAAACGGGATGGCGGGTCAATTCTGGCAGCGTATACATTTCGGTGGAAATTGGTCAGACCGATGAGCGGCAGCATGAAACGAATAGAGTGTAGGGCAGGTTTCCATACCTGCTCCCTGTTTCCGGCGGCTATGGAAAGCCGCCCTACGTGTTTGGGCATTTTGCCGCCGATCCATTGCGAGCGCAGGGGCAGGTTTTCGTACCCGACGTCTGTAGCCTGGGTCGCGCAGTTTCCACCGAAAAAGATACACTACCGGCGAATCTCACTCCAGGAAGCCAGGGGCGTACAGCGCGATGGTGAGGAAGGCGTCCGTCGCGCCGAAGATGAGATAGGCCGCCAGCAGCGAGTGACTCTCCGCCTTCTTCAAGTACAGTCCCATGACCCCCAGTGCGGCGCCAAGGATGGCCAGGGGCAGGCCGAGCACGAGCGCATTGGCCCCTGCCGGCGAGAGTCGGTCGTAGAACGGCGGGAGCAGGAAGAACTTGGCGGGGATGTACAGGAGAATGGCGACGGCCAGGGCTATGCGCGGCCCTCACGATCGCAGGTTGGCGTCGGCTTTGGCCACCAGATACGCGACGATCCAGAGCATCGGCGCAAGGAGCGCCAGGAAGGCCATCGGGAACAGGCTCACCGCCTCTATGACGCTCCACAGTCCCTCCAACGCGGCGTTCGCCACATCGCGGGGCGTGAGCGTGTTGAGCGCCGCTCGCGCTTCTGGCGCTGTGCTTGCGTAGTACACCACGTAGCGGCGCACCCCGCCCGGTTCCAGCCAGGCCAGGTGCAGGTGGCCGCGATCGTCGGCTCCGA of the Chloroflexota bacterium genome contains:
- a CDS encoding BMP family ABC transporter substrate-binding protein, coding for MIRNKRIVSLVGLLLMLSFVLAACGPKATPTPTPTKPPAATVPPKTVKAAFVYVAPIGDLGWTWAHDQGRLMVEKQLGIETAFIENVPEGPDAERVIRDFAQKGYDIIFTTSFGFMDPTLTVAKEFPDKFFEHCSGYKTAENMSTYFGRMYQPRFLSGLVAGKATKSNKIGYVAAYPIPEVIRGINAFTLGVRTANPKATVHVVWTSTWFDPVKEKEAAVALLDEGCDVIAQHQDTTEPQKAAAERGAVSIGYDSDMRQFVGDTVLTSPVWNWGPYYVSRIKAVMEGTWKTQEYWGSLKDGVVDLAPFSPKVPTDVVALVDEWKNKILSGEWDVFTGPINGQDGKLAILHGQKMTDEEMLSMDWFVEGVVGEAPGKAPVAVLPPKLKVAFVYVGPQMDLGWSYAHDQGRLFLEKNVPNVETAFSELVSEGPDSTRIIRDYAQKGYDLIFATSFGYMDSVIEVAQEFPKVVFEHCTGYKTAANVGTYDGRGYQGWYLAGMVAGKMTKTNKLGYIAPYPIPEVVRNMNAFALGARSVNPKVTVKPVWIFTWVDPVKEREAANALAEAGCDVIARESDSTEADKLAQERGLYAVGYNTYLPDVAPKALLTAPIWNWGILYKKIAEDVRNGTWKSEAIWWGMKEGLLKMAPYGSMVPDDVKALVEAKKAEILAGTFDVFVGPIKDNTGVERVAAGVTMTDEQKLAFDWLVEGVEGTIPK
- a CDS encoding transcriptional regulator, which translates into the protein MTQTPRTSPFSRRWWTRGRVVAAVVVLAALLRLWAAWQLPVDYDEPVYVKAALDYAAAFRAGDWNAVIDYAGNREHPPLVKLTYGAGVLALGDGVSWDAALLASRLISALFGTLAVLLLALADPLAGVMLAVHTLTVKYTSQAYLEALPLFACIAAVLALRRSAGRDRWLYLSAAALGLAAAGKLSYLPIAFVIGYIALWERPGRRGDLVPYLALAVATFLLLNPTLWRDPLPRLAQTLAFHSQYSRSAHVQQIGYPWFQPILWVAFSVPWHPEVFLYGGFDGLIFLLALGGAWWQWRERRWAVVWAGTSMLTLLAWPTKWPQYALIVVPALCLMAAGTARRAYRWIAEQEAYWEWLREMVPKPPRAFWFALGVVALAFVGLYVASGVLMALEQRHWTHITAATTPLPANSVRDIAATPDGRLALATSAGAVLWSPPTASGSESWRIFTHANSGLPADDVLAVAVDSTGAVWFGTGAGLARYRGDSWQTFGAGDMRLASDRVYAIASGADGRLWVGTGAGAAAYDGATWTPLPPESGLGDALVLAIAVEPDGRAVWFGTESAVVRLDSAARTWTRFTPDNSPLGPGGVADLMVDSNGRVWAATLGGGLGVWDGAAWRVFNVANSRIPSNTVQRIFQDDRGMLWVGFSWPTQFGGALASFDGHTWRQYTAGRVGFSGAEALAIAQDALGRIWVGTQSAGVDVYSP
- a CDS encoding GH3 auxin-responsive promoter family protein, which translates into the protein MIPNDPQQMIAMLQAQVQPWHEAMADPAAAQEAVLHRYLQIYAGTEYGRQHGAGHVGSLADFRRAFPIMTYEDYKPLIDRVMAGDVGLLLTEPPIGWAITRGTTGDSKFIPMTPTDLKMRVSAGRAMLNYVLATRRFDLFQGVNLNLNFPSVVGTVKVGDREVEYGYSSGIYTKYVSERTPIRSVPSQQEIDALGGGKTLKDWEARFELAYQKCKDLNVTLVGGVAPTAVKFARYLKKAHGVYPKDLWKTQIMTLGSVPGINTRYEPSLTALYGPVAIREIYGATEGMFGQQMDEKRAWVPNYDLFFFEVQTRSGVKMLHEMRPGEMGSLVVSTPILARYKIGDLILAVRPPYFRCIGRDRWHTPLRYIWDEFMTFNLGRL